In the genome of Hymenobacter cellulosivorans, one region contains:
- a CDS encoding pectate lyase family protein, translating into MRVLRTPPSLLRPTTALAALLLAATAGLAQQVPAFPGAEGFGRNATGGRGGQVVEVTNLNDSGPGSFRQAFNEFLGQPITIVFRVGGTIELNTPLRPSRSNVTIAGQTAPGDGICLKKHTFKIFGNNIIVRYIRSRPGDASGSNSPAVYGINMENCKNFIVDHCSFSWAIEEVATFYDNKNSTVQWCLLSESLNSSYNSKGDHGYGGVWGGQYASYHHNLIAHHHSRAIRFNGARAHDTTAVVDYRNNVIYNWGNSNAAYGNEIEINGGSAQLNLVNNYYKAGPATPASRAANIFEITEAYNAATPNKPVGMVYANGNHVTANAAVTADNWAGGLRVKYYPATTLSQFRQAAPTTGIAPITTQTATEAYASVLAGAGATLPRRDAVDSRVVNETATGTATGGSPEGSATYGPGQGIIDSQSAVGGWPVYNTAAAPADTDHDGMPDAWETARGLNPTDAADRNTLASSG; encoded by the coding sequence ATGCGCGTACTCCGTACTCCCCCTTCCTTGTTACGACCCACTACTGCGCTGGCAGCCTTGCTGCTCGCGGCCACGGCGGGCCTTGCCCAGCAAGTACCGGCCTTTCCCGGGGCCGAAGGCTTTGGCCGCAACGCCACCGGCGGCCGGGGCGGACAGGTAGTCGAAGTTACCAACCTGAACGACTCGGGGCCGGGCAGCTTCCGGCAGGCTTTCAACGAGTTTCTGGGTCAGCCCATTACCATCGTGTTCCGGGTGGGCGGCACGATTGAGTTGAACACGCCGCTGCGGCCTTCGCGCTCCAACGTCACCATTGCGGGCCAGACCGCGCCCGGCGACGGAATTTGCCTGAAAAAGCATACGTTCAAGATTTTCGGCAACAACATCATCGTGCGCTATATCCGCTCCCGGCCGGGCGACGCCTCGGGCTCCAACAGCCCGGCGGTGTACGGCATCAACATGGAGAACTGCAAGAACTTCATCGTGGACCACTGCTCCTTTAGCTGGGCCATTGAGGAAGTGGCCACGTTTTACGACAACAAGAATTCGACCGTGCAGTGGTGCCTGCTCAGCGAGAGCCTCAACTCGTCGTACAATTCCAAGGGCGACCACGGCTATGGCGGCGTCTGGGGTGGGCAGTACGCCTCTTACCACCACAACCTGATTGCCCACCACCACAGCCGTGCCATTCGCTTCAACGGGGCCCGCGCCCACGACACGACGGCCGTGGTCGATTACCGCAACAACGTTATCTACAACTGGGGCAACAGCAATGCGGCCTACGGTAACGAAATTGAAATCAACGGCGGCTCGGCCCAGCTGAATCTGGTAAACAACTACTACAAAGCCGGGCCCGCCACGCCCGCCAGCCGGGCGGCCAACATCTTCGAAATAACCGAGGCCTACAATGCGGCCACCCCCAATAAACCGGTGGGCATGGTGTACGCCAACGGCAACCACGTGACGGCCAACGCCGCCGTGACGGCCGACAACTGGGCCGGCGGGCTACGGGTGAAATACTACCCGGCGACTACTCTGAGCCAGTTCCGGCAAGCCGCTCCTACCACCGGCATAGCGCCAATTACCACCCAAACGGCTACCGAGGCCTACGCGTCGGTGCTGGCCGGTGCCGGGGCTACCCTGCCCCGCCGCGACGCCGTGGACAGCCGCGTGGTCAATGAAACTGCTACTGGCACGGCCACCGGCGGCAGTCCCGAGGGCAGCGCCACCTACGGCCCGGGCCAGGGCATTATCGACTCGCAGAGCGCCGTAGGTGGCTGGCCGGTATACAACACAGCCGCCGCCCCCGCTGACACCGACCACGACGGCATGCCCGACGCCTGGGAAACGGCCCGGGGCCTGAACCCCACTGATGCCGCAGACCGCAACACCCTGGCCAGCAGCGGCTAA
- the kduI gene encoding 5-dehydro-4-deoxy-D-glucuronate isomerase: MTQRFAISPRETAGMNTTELRENFLIERLFVADDITLVYTHYDRMIVGGAVPTDKPLTLPCPPNLKADYFLERRELGILNVGGAGQVTVDGTTYELGNQDCLYVGKGSQDVQFLSNSADEPARYYILSAPAHAQHPTTLKTQAEATPVEMGAVETANQRTIYKYIYSEGIQSCQLVMGLTQLKTGSVWNTMPSHTHDRRMEAYLYFNMPAGQRVLHMMGEPNETRPLWVSNEQAILSPPWSIHTGCGSSNYAFIWGMAGENREYTDMDAVPLDQLR; this comes from the coding sequence ATGACCCAACGCTTTGCCATCAGCCCCCGCGAAACTGCGGGCATGAATACGACCGAACTCCGGGAGAATTTCCTGATTGAACGCCTGTTTGTGGCTGATGATATCACCCTGGTCTACACGCACTACGACCGGATGATTGTGGGCGGCGCCGTGCCGACTGATAAGCCCCTGACCTTGCCCTGCCCGCCTAACCTGAAGGCCGACTACTTCCTGGAACGCCGGGAGCTGGGCATTCTTAACGTGGGTGGTGCCGGCCAGGTCACCGTGGATGGCACGACCTACGAGCTTGGCAACCAAGACTGCCTTTATGTGGGCAAAGGCTCACAGGACGTGCAGTTTTTGAGCAATTCGGCCGATGAGCCGGCCCGCTATTATATCCTGTCGGCCCCGGCTCACGCCCAGCACCCGACCACGCTTAAGACCCAGGCCGAAGCTACGCCGGTGGAAATGGGCGCGGTAGAAACGGCCAATCAGCGCACGATTTACAAGTACATCTATTCGGAAGGCATTCAGAGCTGCCAGTTGGTAATGGGCCTGACTCAGCTCAAAACCGGCTCGGTATGGAACACGATGCCTTCGCACACCCACGACCGGCGCATGGAGGCTTACCTCTATTTCAATATGCCCGCCGGTCAGCGCGTGCTGCACATGATGGGGGAGCCCAACGAAACCCGCCCCTTGTGGGTGAGCAACGAGCAGGCCATTCTCTCGCCGCCGTGGTCGATTCACACCGGTTGCGGCAGTTCCAACTACGCTTTCATCTGGGGTATGGCCGGCGAAAACCGCGAGTACACCGATATGGACGCCGTGCCCCTGGACCAGCTTCGCTAA
- a CDS encoding T9SS type A sorting domain-containing protein: MLETYINGLAATITATQSAASLQLAVYPNPAREELLVVHPTASRTARFEVYNFAGQRVASFTGAAGQHQTLLPLRQLAAGTYLVRYSDGPQQLTAKIVKQ, encoded by the coding sequence ATGCTCGAAACCTACATCAACGGCCTGGCAGCCACCATAACGGCTACGCAGTCGGCGGCCAGCCTGCAACTGGCCGTGTACCCCAACCCGGCCCGCGAAGAGTTGCTGGTAGTACACCCCACTGCCAGCCGGACAGCCCGCTTCGAGGTGTACAATTTCGCCGGGCAGCGGGTAGCGTCTTTTACTGGCGCAGCCGGCCAGCACCAGACGCTGCTGCCGTTGCGCCAATTGGCCGCTGGCACTTACCTGGTGCGCTACTCCGACGGCCCTCAGCAGCTCACGGCCAAAATCGTTAAGCAGTAG
- the kduD gene encoding 2-dehydro-3-deoxy-D-gluconate 5-dehydrogenase KduD gives MHTAPSFSLTGKLAIVTGCNRGIGQAMALGLAEAGADIIGVSATLALSGSETEQKVQALGRRFHAYQADFSSRTAVDAFIEKVQQDFPRIDILINNAGTIKRAPAAEHGDDLWDEVLHINLDAPFRLARAIGGRMLEQGSGKIIFTASLLTFQGGINVPGYAASKGAIGSLVKALANEWAGRGVNVNAIAPGYIATDNTEALRNDPDRSQSILARIPAGRWGTPDDFKGPTVFLASEAANYIHGTILTVDGGWMGR, from the coding sequence ATGCATACGGCCCCTTCCTTCAGCCTTACCGGTAAACTTGCCATCGTTACGGGCTGCAATCGGGGTATCGGGCAGGCTATGGCCCTGGGCCTGGCCGAAGCCGGCGCCGACATCATCGGCGTGTCGGCCACGCTGGCCTTGAGCGGCTCCGAAACCGAGCAGAAAGTACAGGCTCTGGGCCGCCGCTTTCACGCCTACCAGGCCGACTTCAGCAGCCGCACCGCCGTCGATGCCTTTATCGAGAAGGTGCAGCAGGACTTTCCCCGCATCGACATCCTGATCAATAACGCCGGCACCATCAAGCGCGCCCCCGCCGCCGAGCATGGCGACGACCTGTGGGACGAGGTACTCCATATTAATCTGGATGCGCCTTTCCGCCTGGCCCGCGCCATTGGGGGGCGGATGCTGGAGCAGGGCTCGGGCAAAATCATCTTCACGGCTTCGCTGCTGACTTTCCAGGGCGGTATCAACGTGCCGGGCTATGCAGCCAGCAAAGGTGCCATCGGCAGCCTGGTAAAAGCCTTGGCCAACGAGTGGGCCGGCCGCGGCGTCAACGTCAACGCCATTGCCCCCGGCTACATTGCCACCGACAATACCGAAGCCCTGCGCAACGACCCGGACCGGAGTCAGAGCATTCTGGCCCGCATTCCGGCCGGCCGCTGGGGCACCCCCGACGACTTCAAAGGCCCTACGGTTTTCCTGGCCTCAGAAGCCGCCAACTACATCCACGGTACCATTCTCACCGTCGACGGCGGCTGGATGGGCCGATAA
- a CDS encoding MFS transporter — MSVSQKIAPPAEAAALGPASARLAIAVFFLVSGFGYATWASRIPTIQQHLGLNEAELGGVLLALPTGLLLTLPVTGYLLQRFSSRQIMLIGAVLYNAALGLLGFAGQTWQLVGLLFCFGCSRNLLNISMNAQSVGVQALYSRSIIATFHGVWSVAGFAAAAVGAGLISLNIAPGYHFVAVGLVLTGLAFAFFPRSLDLPPAPPAEGQPAKPRFALPDKHLLKFGLICFASMACEGTMYDWSGVYFDKAVHAPKNWVAAGFATYMVAMTTGRFLGDWLVNRYGVKPLLRLSGLLMTAGLVLAALLPLPLTAGLGFALVGLGVSCVVPMVFSMVGRSSQLSSGAAIAGVSTVGYIGFLIVPPVVGFIASAADLRWSFALMALLGIFVVLLVSRLEE, encoded by the coding sequence ATGAGTGTTTCGCAAAAAATAGCTCCGCCTGCCGAAGCAGCGGCTTTAGGTCCGGCCTCGGCGCGCCTGGCCATTGCCGTATTTTTCCTGGTTTCGGGCTTCGGCTATGCCACCTGGGCTTCCCGCATTCCGACCATTCAGCAGCATCTGGGCCTCAATGAAGCCGAGCTCGGTGGGGTGCTGCTGGCCCTGCCCACTGGCCTGCTCCTTACCCTACCCGTAACGGGTTATTTGCTACAGCGCTTCAGCAGCCGGCAAATCATGCTCATCGGGGCCGTGCTCTACAATGCTGCCCTGGGCCTGCTGGGCTTCGCGGGCCAGACCTGGCAGCTGGTTGGGCTGCTTTTCTGCTTTGGCTGCTCCCGCAACTTGCTCAATATCTCGATGAACGCGCAGTCGGTGGGGGTGCAGGCCCTCTACAGTCGCTCCATCATTGCTACCTTTCACGGCGTTTGGAGCGTGGCTGGCTTTGCCGCAGCGGCCGTAGGAGCGGGGCTGATCAGCCTCAACATTGCCCCCGGCTACCATTTCGTGGCCGTCGGCCTGGTGCTCACCGGCCTGGCCTTTGCTTTCTTCCCGCGCAGCCTCGACCTACCGCCGGCCCCGCCCGCCGAGGGGCAGCCTGCCAAGCCGCGGTTTGCCCTGCCCGACAAGCACCTGCTCAAGTTTGGCCTGATCTGCTTTGCGTCTATGGCCTGCGAGGGCACGATGTACGACTGGAGCGGGGTGTATTTCGACAAGGCCGTGCACGCGCCTAAAAACTGGGTGGCTGCTGGCTTTGCCACTTACATGGTGGCCATGACCACCGGCCGCTTCCTCGGCGACTGGCTCGTAAACCGCTACGGCGTCAAGCCCCTGCTGCGCCTGAGCGGCCTGCTGATGACGGCGGGGCTAGTGCTGGCGGCCCTGCTGCCCTTGCCGCTTACCGCCGGCCTGGGTTTTGCCCTGGTGGGGCTGGGGGTGTCCTGCGTGGTCCCAATGGTGTTCAGCATGGTGGGACGGTCCAGCCAGTTGAGCTCGGGCGCGGCCATTGCGGGCGTGTCCACGGTGGGCTACATTGGCTTCCTGATTGTGCCTCCGGTGGTGGGCTTTATAGCCTCCGCCGCTGATTTACGCTGGTCGTTTGCCCTGATGGCCCTGCTGGGAATATTCGTCGTGCTGTTGGTGTCGCGGCTGGAAGAGTAA
- a CDS encoding T9SS type A sorting domain-containing protein: MKKNLLAGLTLSAALFVSGQAMAQTPGFVRWNLEANNQDNAAVRSGLTGAPSTFKRLVISDGQVPTGGTAYAPYTPGLGQAFAVLANGGGWSSNNTPPGPGANPRRTFYQQFQATATAATRLDSVLLDASVVSSAAGKVVVMYSLSNFVNDSTSIVAGKGPAISNSTVTSPGGVLPATANGSFGNNTSGISSAGAVLPQYATGGVPSSFRFAMTSGSGVTLAAGQTITVRLYFGVGSSSVGRYVLLRNVTLKSTQPALASKQAVAKQSLNVYPNPAQDMLAVAHPAAAKGATVAVYASNGQKVASFAAQPNSTATEVRLSTLTAGIYMVEYNDGQQRITSKVVKQ; this comes from the coding sequence ATGAAGAAAAATCTACTCGCTGGCCTTACTCTTTCGGCTGCCTTATTCGTGTCCGGACAGGCTATGGCTCAAACGCCTGGTTTCGTACGGTGGAACCTGGAGGCCAACAACCAGGACAACGCAGCCGTGCGCTCCGGCCTCACCGGCGCTCCTTCAACCTTCAAGCGGTTGGTTATTTCCGACGGGCAGGTGCCGACTGGTGGCACGGCATACGCGCCCTACACGCCTGGTTTGGGTCAGGCTTTTGCCGTACTGGCTAACGGCGGCGGCTGGAGCTCTAACAATACGCCTCCCGGCCCCGGTGCTAACCCCCGTCGCACGTTCTACCAGCAGTTTCAGGCTACGGCTACGGCTGCTACCCGCCTCGACTCGGTGCTTCTGGATGCTTCCGTTGTCAGCTCGGCTGCCGGCAAGGTGGTGGTTATGTATTCGCTGAGCAACTTCGTCAACGACTCCACTAGCATCGTGGCTGGCAAAGGCCCGGCTATCAGCAACTCCACCGTTACGTCGCCCGGCGGGGTGCTGCCTGCCACAGCTAATGGCTCTTTCGGCAACAACACCAGCGGTATTTCTTCCGCCGGTGCCGTGTTGCCCCAGTACGCTACGGGCGGTGTGCCCAGCTCTTTCCGCTTTGCCATGACCTCTGGCTCGGGCGTTACACTGGCTGCCGGCCAGACTATCACCGTACGCCTGTACTTCGGCGTAGGTAGCAGCAGCGTAGGTCGCTATGTATTGCTGCGCAACGTGACGTTGAAGAGCACCCAGCCCGCTCTGGCTAGCAAGCAGGCCGTAGCCAAGCAGAGCCTGAACGTGTACCCGAACCCCGCCCAGGACATGCTGGCCGTGGCTCACCCTGCTGCTGCTAAAGGCGCCACGGTAGCCGTGTATGCGTCGAACGGCCAGAAAGTAGCCTCGTTTGCTGCCCAGCCCAACTCGACGGCCACGGAAGTGCGCCTGTCAACCCTGACGGCCGGTATCTACATGGTAGAGTACAACGACGGTCAGCAGCGCATCACTTCCAAAGTGGTGAAGCAGTAA
- a CDS encoding glycoside hydrolase family 88 protein, translated as MKAPFSLTLLGLTLFSAAAEAQTAAPAAKPMSQRMADSFIGWHPDSILIGNRKTARWDYEQGLMLKALERVWNRTGDPKYFTYIQKDLDQFVREDGTIRTYKLEDYNLDNLTTGHALLTMSQTSVPKQEKYIKAAQLLRKQLDGQPRTKAGGFWHKKVYPNQMWLDGLYMAEPFYAEYSAVFNKPEGFDDVAKQFALIEKNLVDPKTGLMYHGYDESKEQKWANKTTGQSPNFWDRGMGWYAMALVDVLDYFPQNHPQRQQLIKDVQRLAPVLAKYQDSKTGTWSLVVDQAARKGNYAEASGSSMFVYMLAKGVRMGYLDKKYAEVAKKGYDGLLKTFVAEENGALAFNGTVSVGGLGGNPYRDGSFEYYLSEPLRKNDLKGVGPFILASLEMEIAATQNVGQNKTIGLDYYFNNEYRKSAITGQQERFHYTWEDRMHSGFWLWGNTFRDLGAKTVSIPTAPTKASLKGVDVYIIVDPDTKKETAKPNFIGAADTKVLTDWVKDGGVLVLMANDTANCEIKHFNELAKSFGIQFTNRSVNMVKGSQFEQGKVTLPAGNPIFTKARAAYIKELSPLSLQAPAQPVITQGQDQIVAVAKLGKGTVFAVGDPWLYNEYVDGRKIPAEYENFQASKDLANWLLQQSKR; from the coding sequence ATGAAAGCTCCCTTTTCCCTGACCTTGCTGGGCCTGACGCTGTTCAGCGCCGCGGCCGAAGCTCAAACTGCCGCGCCGGCCGCCAAGCCCATGTCGCAGCGCATGGCCGATTCCTTTATTGGCTGGCACCCCGATTCCATCTTGATTGGCAACCGCAAAACAGCCCGCTGGGACTACGAGCAGGGCCTGATGCTCAAAGCCCTGGAGCGGGTCTGGAACCGTACCGGCGACCCGAAATACTTCACCTACATCCAGAAGGACCTCGACCAGTTTGTGCGCGAGGACGGCACGATTCGGACCTACAAGCTCGAAGACTACAACCTCGACAACCTGACCACCGGCCACGCCCTGCTCACGATGAGCCAGACCTCGGTGCCTAAGCAGGAAAAGTACATCAAGGCGGCCCAGCTCCTGCGCAAGCAGCTCGACGGGCAGCCCCGCACCAAGGCCGGCGGCTTCTGGCACAAGAAGGTGTATCCCAATCAGATGTGGCTCGACGGCCTCTACATGGCCGAGCCCTTCTACGCCGAGTACAGCGCCGTCTTCAACAAGCCTGAGGGCTTCGACGACGTGGCCAAGCAGTTTGCCTTGATTGAAAAGAATCTGGTCGACCCCAAAACCGGGCTCATGTACCACGGCTACGACGAAAGCAAGGAGCAGAAGTGGGCGAACAAAACCACCGGCCAGAGCCCTAACTTCTGGGACCGGGGCATGGGCTGGTACGCCATGGCTTTGGTCGACGTGCTCGACTACTTTCCCCAGAACCACCCCCAGCGCCAGCAGCTGATTAAGGACGTGCAGCGCCTGGCTCCGGTGCTGGCCAAGTACCAGGATTCGAAAACCGGCACTTGGTCCCTGGTCGTGGACCAGGCCGCGCGCAAGGGCAACTACGCCGAGGCCTCGGGCAGCAGCATGTTTGTGTACATGCTGGCCAAGGGCGTGCGGATGGGCTACCTTGATAAAAAGTACGCCGAGGTGGCCAAAAAGGGCTACGACGGGCTGCTGAAAACCTTCGTGGCCGAGGAAAACGGCGCCCTGGCCTTCAACGGCACGGTGAGCGTGGGCGGTTTGGGCGGCAACCCCTACCGCGACGGGAGCTTCGAGTATTACCTCTCGGAGCCCCTGCGCAAAAATGACTTGAAAGGCGTGGGGCCGTTTATTCTGGCCAGCCTGGAAATGGAAATTGCCGCTACCCAAAACGTGGGTCAGAACAAGACCATCGGCCTGGACTACTACTTCAACAATGAATACCGCAAAAGCGCCATTACCGGCCAGCAGGAGCGGTTTCACTACACCTGGGAAGACCGGATGCACTCGGGCTTCTGGCTTTGGGGCAACACCTTCCGCGACTTAGGTGCCAAAACCGTTTCCATTCCGACGGCGCCCACCAAGGCCTCGCTCAAGGGCGTCGACGTGTATATTATCGTCGATCCGGACACCAAAAAGGAAACGGCCAAGCCCAACTTCATCGGGGCCGCCGATACCAAGGTGCTGACCGACTGGGTGAAGGATGGCGGCGTGCTGGTGCTGATGGCCAACGACACGGCCAACTGCGAAATCAAGCACTTCAACGAGCTGGCCAAAAGCTTCGGCATTCAGTTCACCAACCGCAGCGTGAACATGGTCAAGGGCAGCCAGTTCGAGCAGGGCAAAGTGACTTTGCCGGCCGGCAACCCCATTTTCACCAAGGCCCGCGCGGCCTACATCAAAGAACTCTCGCCCCTGAGCCTGCAGGCCCCAGCCCAGCCCGTCATTACGCAGGGTCAGGACCAGATTGTAGCCGTGGCCAAGCTGGGCAAAGGAACGGTCTTCGCCGTGGGTGACCCGTGGCTGTACAACGAGTACGTGGACGGCCGCAAGATTCCGGCTGAGTACGAGAATTTTCAAGCAAGTAAAGACCTGGCAAACTGGCTGCTGCAACAGTCGAAACGCTAG
- a CDS encoding pectate lyase family protein, which translates to MKQYSSILPVAGSIRLPRVGTALALALLLGTTACAKKPLESAGAPAPAAATTSATPAAVSGLVGFAAENGGTTGGAGGRTVAATTLAELTEYAKSKEPLIITIAGTISGGTEGASVRVASNKTLLGVGKTGFLEGVGLTISDQRNIIVQNLRFTMSTVTNTKINDEKRPQLAVNDGDCITIQGTSQNLWFDHCEFFNLDPATQTNQDLYDGLIDAKGASAYITISWNYFHDHHKAHLIGNSDKDAGDRKVTFHHNYYRNIHERVPVYRFGTGHVFNNYYQHVYGTGINSRMEACLRVEQNYFEDSKDPLTTKNSSVPGKWDVAGNLYAGSKGSQPTTSTCSFQPPYQYSSVLNEAAQVKQIVLQGAGVGKL; encoded by the coding sequence GTGAAGCAATACTCCTCCATCCTGCCCGTTGCGGGTAGCATCCGGCTACCTCGTGTCGGTACGGCCCTAGCCCTGGCGCTGCTGCTTGGCACGACGGCCTGCGCGAAGAAACCGCTCGAATCGGCTGGTGCGCCGGCGCCGGCAGCTGCTACTACGTCGGCCACCCCGGCCGCTGTGTCTGGGCTGGTGGGCTTTGCTGCGGAAAACGGCGGCACTACCGGCGGGGCCGGGGGGCGCACGGTGGCCGCTACTACGTTGGCCGAGCTGACGGAATACGCCAAGAGCAAGGAGCCCCTCATCATCACCATTGCCGGTACGATTTCGGGCGGAACGGAAGGCGCCTCGGTGCGGGTGGCTTCCAATAAAACTCTGCTGGGCGTGGGCAAAACCGGCTTTCTGGAGGGCGTGGGTCTTACCATAAGCGACCAGCGCAACATCATCGTCCAGAACCTGCGCTTCACGATGTCGACAGTGACCAACACCAAAATCAACGACGAAAAGCGCCCGCAATTAGCCGTCAACGATGGGGACTGCATCACCATTCAGGGTACGAGCCAAAACCTGTGGTTCGACCACTGCGAGTTTTTTAACCTGGACCCGGCCACGCAAACCAACCAGGACCTCTACGACGGCCTGATCGACGCCAAGGGGGCCAGCGCCTACATCACCATTTCCTGGAACTACTTCCACGACCACCACAAGGCCCACCTGATCGGCAACTCCGACAAGGACGCCGGTGACCGGAAAGTGACATTTCACCACAACTACTACCGCAACATCCACGAGCGGGTGCCGGTCTACCGCTTCGGCACGGGCCACGTGTTCAACAATTACTACCAGCACGTGTACGGTACGGGTATCAACTCGCGCATGGAGGCCTGCCTGCGGGTAGAGCAAAACTATTTCGAGGACAGCAAGGATCCGCTGACGACCAAGAACAGCAGCGTGCCCGGCAAGTGGGACGTTGCCGGTAACTTGTATGCCGGCAGCAAAGGCTCCCAGCCCACCACCAGCACCTGCTCATTTCAGCCGCCTTACCAGTATTCTTCCGTGCTGAATGAGGCCGCCCAGGTAAAGCAAATCGTGTTGCAAGGTGCCGGGGTCGGTAAGCTGTAG
- a CDS encoding LacI family DNA-binding transcriptional regulator, translating into MDNVTIKDIAKALNLSTSTVSRALRGSYEINAETKRLVMEYAERLNYRPNPIALSLKENRSRAIGVIVPQIANYFFSQAINGIEAIAYNRGYHVIIFQTHESYEREVVNMQQAVSRRVDGLLISLSSETSDVTHLRELQDQGMPVVLFDRVSSELNATQVVADNFKGAFEATEHLIWSGRRRIAHLTIPPFLSITQERLAGYRAALEKHGIPYDENLIRYGTFGPDEVGPMVDELLALEPRPDAFFTASDRLAAGCLGALQKRNLRIPEDIALIGFTNMTVAELLSPPMSTVVQPAQEIGQVAVERLIELIERKQKAAPPSVIKIPTTLIARDSTRTVVG; encoded by the coding sequence TTGGATAACGTTACCATAAAGGATATTGCCAAGGCCCTGAACCTGTCCACTTCCACAGTGTCGCGGGCCCTGCGCGGGAGCTATGAGATTAACGCTGAGACCAAACGGCTGGTCATGGAATACGCCGAGCGGCTTAACTACCGGCCCAACCCGATTGCGCTCAGCTTAAAGGAAAACCGCAGCCGTGCCATCGGCGTCATCGTTCCGCAGATTGCCAACTACTTCTTTTCCCAGGCCATCAACGGCATCGAGGCCATTGCTTACAACCGCGGCTACCACGTCATCATCTTCCAGACCCACGAATCCTACGAGCGGGAAGTGGTAAACATGCAGCAGGCCGTGTCGCGAAGGGTGGATGGGCTGCTAATTTCACTTTCCAGCGAAACGTCCGACGTGACCCACCTGCGCGAGCTACAGGACCAGGGCATGCCAGTCGTATTGTTCGACCGGGTTTCGTCGGAGCTGAATGCTACCCAGGTTGTGGCCGATAATTTTAAGGGTGCCTTCGAAGCCACCGAGCACCTGATCTGGTCGGGGCGGCGGCGCATTGCCCACCTCACCATTCCACCGTTCTTGTCGATTACCCAGGAGCGCCTGGCCGGCTACCGCGCCGCCCTGGAAAAGCACGGCATTCCCTACGACGAAAACCTGATTCGCTACGGCACCTTCGGCCCCGATGAAGTAGGCCCAATGGTGGATGAGCTGCTGGCCCTGGAGCCCCGTCCCGATGCCTTCTTCACCGCCAGCGACCGGCTCGCGGCCGGCTGCCTGGGTGCCCTGCAGAAGCGCAACCTGCGCATTCCCGAGGATATTGCCCTGATTGGCTTCACCAACATGACCGTGGCCGAGCTGTTGTCTCCGCCGATGAGCACGGTGGTCCAGCCGGCCCAGGAAATCGGGCAGGTGGCCGTCGAGCGCCTTATTGAGCTGATTGAGCGTAAGCAAAAAGCCGCCCCGCCAAGCGTCATCAAGATTCCGACGACGCTTATTGCCCGCGACTCGACCCGCACGGTGGTGGGCTGA